In Pseudomonas hamedanensis, a single window of DNA contains:
- a CDS encoding Rho termination factor N-terminal domain-containing protein, with protein MPRGSKDKYTAEQKRKAEHIEDSYEKKGVSTDEAEARAWATVNKQSGGGEKSGGSGRKKPASAKSEDRKESSRRAVASRKGHSRNSETSKDAQTVDSLMKEARAKNIPGRSSMRKQELIEALRKAG; from the coding sequence ATGCCTCGTGGCAGCAAAGACAAATACACCGCCGAGCAAAAGCGCAAGGCCGAGCACATCGAAGACAGCTACGAGAAAAAAGGCGTGTCCACAGATGAAGCCGAAGCGCGGGCCTGGGCGACCGTCAACAAGCAATCGGGCGGCGGCGAGAAATCCGGCGGCTCGGGACGCAAGAAGCCGGCGAGCGCCAAGTCTGAAGATCGCAAGGAGTCATCGCGGCGCGCGGTGGCCAGTCGCAAGGGGCACTCGCGCAACAGCGAGACTTCGAAGGACGCGCAGACCGTTGACAGTTTGATGAAGGAAGCCCGGGCGAAGAACATTCCGGGACGGTCTTCGATGCGTAAGCAGGAGCTGATCGAGGCGTTGCGCAAGGCTGGCTAG
- a CDS encoding PfkB family carbohydrate kinase produces MPKLLHTGQVIIDLVMAVEKLPQIGGDVLAQSAGFEAGGGFNVMAAAARNGLPVVYLGRHGSGRFGDLARQAMNAEGIRIGIRKPALRDTGLCVALTDASAERSFISYIGAEGEVTEEDLNSVAAEAGDYVYLSGYSLLHAGKAQALLDWTLALPATVHVVFDPGPLVQSPDSPLMQALLPRIDVWTSNSVEALRFTGAEDIAVALDRLAGHLPANVLMVVRDGPQGCWIHQAGERRHVPGFAVHAVDSNGAGDAHAGVFIAGLARGLDAPEAARRANAAAALAVTRWGPATAPGAAEVDGFIRESCGG; encoded by the coding sequence ATGCCTAAGCTGTTGCACACCGGCCAGGTCATCATCGACCTGGTCATGGCCGTGGAAAAACTGCCGCAAATCGGCGGTGATGTACTGGCGCAGTCGGCCGGATTCGAAGCGGGTGGCGGGTTCAATGTGATGGCGGCGGCGGCGCGCAATGGCTTGCCGGTGGTTTATCTGGGGCGCCACGGCAGCGGGCGTTTCGGCGACCTGGCGCGCCAGGCGATGAACGCCGAAGGCATTCGCATCGGCATCCGTAAACCGGCGCTGCGCGATACCGGCCTGTGTGTGGCGCTGACCGATGCGTCGGCCGAGCGCAGTTTCATTTCGTACATCGGCGCAGAAGGCGAGGTCACCGAGGAGGATCTGAACAGCGTCGCTGCCGAGGCCGGCGACTACGTTTATCTCAGCGGTTACAGCTTGCTCCACGCCGGCAAGGCCCAGGCCTTGCTCGACTGGACGCTGGCATTGCCGGCAACGGTTCACGTGGTATTCGATCCCGGGCCGTTGGTGCAATCGCCGGATTCGCCGCTGATGCAGGCGCTGCTGCCGCGCATCGATGTGTGGACCAGCAACAGCGTCGAGGCGCTGCGTTTTACCGGTGCCGAGGACATCGCTGTGGCGCTGGATCGTCTCGCCGGGCATCTGCCGGCCAACGTGCTGATGGTGGTGCGCGACGGGCCGCAAGGCTGCTGGATTCATCAGGCCGGCGAGCGTCGCCACGTGCCGGGTTTTGCCGTGCACGCGGTGGACAGTAACGGGGCTGGCGATGCTCATGCCGGGGTGTTTATAGCGGGATTGGCACGAGGGCTGGATGCACCGGAAGCGGCGCGGCGGGCGAATGCCGCGGCGGCGCTGGCCGTGACGCGCTGGGGGCCGGCGACTGCGCCGGGGGCGGCTGAGGTGGATGGGTTTATCCGCGAGTCCTGCGGTGGCTGA
- a CDS encoding HD domain-containing protein — protein MPATAFAPLIDLAAELLPHALEPCDDGAHDLAHLQRVWHNARTLHETEGGDLDILLAAVLLHDCVAVEKNSPLRSQASRLAADKASSVLKEMNWPGEKIASVAHAIEAHSFSANITPLTLEAKIVQDADRLDSLGMLGVARTFYVAGRMGAALYDPQDPLARERDYDDTRFCLDHFQTKLLHLADGFQTAAGQRLAQIRHHRLKGFMEQFKEEIGIV, from the coding sequence ATGCCTGCTACAGCATTTGCGCCTTTGATCGACCTCGCCGCCGAGTTGCTGCCCCACGCTCTGGAGCCCTGCGACGACGGAGCCCATGACCTCGCCCATTTGCAACGCGTCTGGCACAACGCCCGCACCCTGCACGAAACAGAAGGCGGCGATCTCGACATCTTGCTCGCCGCCGTGCTGCTGCATGACTGCGTCGCCGTCGAAAAAAACTCTCCGCTACGCTCGCAGGCTTCACGTCTGGCAGCGGACAAAGCGTCATCCGTGCTGAAGGAAATGAACTGGCCCGGCGAGAAAATCGCCAGCGTCGCCCACGCCATCGAAGCCCACAGTTTCTCCGCCAACATCACCCCGTTGACGCTTGAGGCAAAAATCGTCCAGGACGCCGACCGTCTCGATTCGCTGGGCATGCTTGGCGTTGCGCGTACCTTCTACGTTGCCGGGCGCATGGGCGCGGCGTTGTATGACCCGCAGGATCCGCTAGCGCGTGAACGTGATTACGACGACACGCGTTTTTGCCTCGATCATTTCCAGACCAAACTGCTGCACCTCGCCGACGGCTTTCAGACCGCGGCCGGCCAGCGTCTGGCACAGATTCGCCATCACCGCCTGAAGGGTTTCATGGAGCAATTCAAGGAAGAGATCGGCATCGTCTGA